AGCTGCTGTGACTTCTCGTTTGCGTTTGATAGTTCAAAGTTATGTCTGCATAGGCCCAGTGAAACATTTTGTATATATCCATGATTAcggttgaaaaaaacaaaactagtGTAGTCGAGTCTTGAAATGATTGTCCAAGTTCCTCATTTGTCATGACTGACGATGAAGTTATGGATTTGAAAAGTATTACCAATGACGTCGCATCGCATCACTGCCTGAATGAGTTATTAAGCTTTAAGAGGCACGAATTCAAGTGTGCGTTTTTAGGAGTCATTATACCCGTGAGTCTAGCAATGGTTTTGTGCAGTAATACTTCCAGGCTTATAAACTGcagcatctcacacacacacacacacacacacactgttcagtgTGCGACTCCTCTGctcacagttgttgtttttgcataaCCTGCATTTGAACCATGACGTTGCATATTTATCATGACGTCACATCCTTTTTATCTGTATGTAGACGACGGTGACAAAAACAGTATAATTTTACCTTGCAGGTCagaaaaccaaaccaaagtCACGCACTGACGCAAACAAACGAACACATCGAGGCAGACAAACAAGTCCAGTATTCCGGTAGAATTTGTACTTAGTCTGGCTTTGGAGACTAAGTACAAATTCTGGACCTAGCGGCTTATTATTTCCGTTGGAAATATGTGTCTCAGCGGAGATGATAATCTAAATATAGCGTACATTTAAACTGATACTGAATTTTGTACAGACCTCCATCTACTGATGGTAGTAACGCACCAACTGTGGAGAAGTATTTCATACAAGCCCGCTTCAAAACATCCGAACTGCGGCCCCTTTTTTAATATGAACTTTTGTGACGGTGTTCACGAAAACCTTGCGTTTACTCAACAAAAAAAGCTCTGTATCTAATTCTTCCCGGTCCGGGGTCCCTCGGATGTAATCTAGGGAATCTTGATGCCACAACTTCCAATCACGGCAGCGTTCCTCAGACATTGTATTTCACCAAATAACGACAGATGCAGCTCcaattttattcacatttattttttcgcTTTTAGTGTGCTCACAGAAAATTAGAACACCTTAAGCAGAGGAGTTTTAATagcaatgttttttgttttttttagggtttTTTTGTAAGCAAAGTTACATCTCTAAGTCAAACTGGTCAAAGCTTCTCCAGTATTTACACAAGGaaaagagagcgaaagagagcgagagagagacaagatgCTACACAAACATTTGCATCTGATAGATTCCTTAAGGTGTTTTGTCAAAGACCACTGAAAAAGCACCGCCTGCTGTAATCAAAAAAGCATACCACAGTATATAAACAGTTAACCATTCCACTTATCACAGCTTGGTTTTGACTTCAAAATTGCTTAAGAAGGTCACCCGGGATgacttattgtgtgtgtgtgtgtgtgtgtgtgttgttatcttaCAAAAATGAGCAGGGTGGAAAAAAGAGCTGCAAACTTCATGTGCTTCTTGAtcaagaattttttttttcattttgtacaaTAATCACAGTTAAAAACACCCCGCCTATAcatacttacatttttttaattttattaaggTCATAAAAACCAACAGTAAACAATAAAGTCTATACAACTTGTATTTCTACTGAATCACTGACTGGTACAGCTAATGAGAAGTGAAAAGCTCCTATGCGTTTATATgacttcctaaaaaaaaaaaaaaaaaactgggattttcttgttgttttattgtaaaaaaaaaacaacctagtGTGTTGTAAAAACCGTACGGGCGTATTGATGTTGGTCTCATAGTTGGTAGACTACTCTTTTCTCAATAGTCTGTAGCACagccagccccccccctccccacaaaCATGCTTTACagctccccctttctctccttcatACCATGGGCATGTCCATAccattttgtttatattttgtataaaattttttaaaaaacaagaaaggaaaatgtaatactgatgaaaaaaaatatatggcATAGTGTGGATGTATTTAATCTGTTGTACATATTGAAGCCACCCACCTCCCTACAGCCCGTTGGAATAGAAGTAACAAGGGGCAGAGATGGGTTTTGTgtaaaggggggagggggtggtggggaggggaatggaaaccccccaaaaaataaaaaaataaagaaaagcttTAAAATATCCCTGGTTGATGACAAGTTCTTCAAAGCCAGGACCTGGCGTCACTCCAACATACAAAACAGGGGAATGTTCTTtgattatctttctttttttcatttttttcctttcaaattTCTCCCCTCTTTCCCCCGCGAAACTTATTCGGCGGCTGTGGTGGCCGGGGCCTCCGCGGCTGATGCCGCCTCCTGCGAGGCCGGTGCGGCCTCCTCTGTCTTGGGCGCCTCCTCGACCGGCTTCTCCTCCGCCTTCGGCTCCTCCACCTTTGGCTCCTCGGCGGGTGCGGCCTCCTCGGTGGGCTTCTCTGCTGCCACCTCTGGCTTGGCCTCTACCTCCTCCTTGGCGGGCTCCGCGGCAGGTGCATCCTCCCCCTCAGCGGGCTTGGACTCCTCACTGGCCGCCGCCTTGGCCTCCTCCGTGCCCTCGGCCTTGGCCTCCTCTGTGGGTGCATCGGCAGCGACCGCCTCCTCGCCCTCAGCTCCATCCCCCGTCTCCTTTTTGGTCTTCTTGAAAGAGAAGCCGCTGAGCTTGAACGACTTCTTGAAGGAGAagcgcttcttcttcttcttgggggTCTCGCTGCTGGCGGACggggtggcggcggcggcgccgtcctcctccacctttgcAGCCTCTCCCTCCGCGGGAGCAGGGGACACCGCCTCTACCTTCTCCCCATCCGCAGCCTCCTTCTCGGCGGGGGCATCCTCCGCCTTGACGGCCTCTTCCTTGGGGCTCTCCTCGGCGGCAGCGCTGCCGTTGGCCTGCACCTCCTCCTTGCCGTTCTCGGCTGCCGCGGGAGAGGCGTCCCCGTTCACCTTAACATGTCCATTTTCCTAAAGAGAGAAAACCGTGGCTGTTAGTGGCATGCAAAGAGCTGGCATGGGTTTCTACAGCAAAGCCGGGCAGTGCCACTGGTGGACACCAGGGGCAGCAGACACCAACGAATCAGCACTGACAAAAGCAGACGCACTGCATCCTGGACTCGGGTTCTACTTTCAAGAGActttatttggaaataattaaaataacagTCGTGAAGTAGACTtgaaacataatgcaaaacCTCTTATTCATTAGTATTTTTGCCCTGGATTTCATTCTCATCCTGAGCGAGCTGGTCGCTCCCCCTAAGCAGCTGCTCATTAAAACAGCAGCCGCTCATTAGTGCAGCAGATCAGGGAGATTAAAGTCCAGGTACATTTCCTAACAACTCTCATATGTAAACGGGGTTCTGAATTGTATGTTTGCCAAActcttttttaataataaataaaagcagcacatgcgcctctctctctccttctctctctctctctctctctctctccctctccgggGCGCACCACCGGCTCCCAGTCTCCCCACCTTCTAGTCGAGCATCTGTAACAAAAGGAGCGCTCCACAGACCCCTTTTTTAGAGAGATATTGTCTTGTGTGTTACCGAAAGGCGACTTCATTCAAAGCTGTTCCTTCTCAGGGGGAATGtggtttttttggggtgtttttttggaGCACATTGGCCAATAAACCATCCATTCAAATGCAACGATCTTTAACCAACGAAAGAGCCAACCAAAATCGTCTGCTTTGTCAAATATCCTCCAAACATCCCCTCAACGCACCGTTTCCCCCCTCGAGACGTCAGAAGTATCAAATGCTCcatctgttgctgttttttgtttttttaaacaagcctTCCCATGTTAGTTTAAACTACAGCCGCGGAGCTTCAATCTATCCACCGATTACGCACGGATTTTCGCCCCGACCGCGCAGCCCGACCAGATTCTCACtctctcccaccacctcctccccccccccctctcccttcccctccccaCCCCGGTGGATGCGATGGAAGCTGGatgataaaatataatttacCTGTCCGTTGGATTTGGTgggtgaagcagcagcagcagcagcctctccGGGCTTTTCAGCCGAGATTTCAGCCTTTCCAGCTGTCCTGGACAATTGCGCTCCCATGCTTTTAGCTCCAACAAAGAAACTCAACCGATCcccacacacaggaacaaaaaaaaaaaaaaaaaaaagcgaacaAAGACCCCACAAGCCTCTTTGTTGAAACGCAAAGCTCTTCTCTGctgtctcccctctctctctctctctctctttctctctgcacaaagagaaaaaaagtttacTTGAGGAAACGCAAAAGCAAAGTCCAGTTGAGAGCGACTGATGGCTTTTTCAGAGTAGCAGGAAAAAGCTGACAGGTTAGGGACAAGTAATAAAATCCCAGATCGGTGGCCGTGTCGCTGCAGACAGGCTGCAAAATGGAGAAATTTCCCTTGTTGCTATTAAGATGCGGAGTCCAACGCCCAAGTGAAGAGATGAATGGGCGCTCCGAACGATGACGGCACCGCACTCGGATTCAGCCAATCACGGCCGCCGCTGTGGAGCGTGGGCGGGGTTTGGGGGAAAGGGAGTGAACAATAGATTGTAGGCGCTGCGTTCACGGTATGTTGGTAGGATGAatctcataaaaacaaaacgaaatgcaattttttttttatatgtctgGAATGGCGCCTCGTgatcatttgttttgcttttgaatGGCAAACACTCAACCATAATGTTCAAAAATGGACGTTTGTAATGtatgcaaatgtttttatttcacctttttGCACTATTAAGTTATGTCACGATAGGTAACTCAAGATCCACCTGTTAGTTTTCTGGAGCTATATATGAAAGACCATTACTTTTTAATGACACATATGCGCCACATCCTTTTTCAGACAAAACCTTgtgaacatttaacatttaatagTGCTCATAGTTATgcctggctcaggtttgccctggtccagcccctagatatgctgctataggcctagactGAGAGAcatttaggatacactgagctcctctcccctcttctggGTGAATTAATGTCCCATTAATTCACATTAATAGCTCTACTTCTTCCGCGGAGTCTTtatgctttctctcctcacaggtttatATGAttgtggttttatctggaccctggtcctggcTGCAACCCACTGCTACTATCACTATTATCAATAGATGCATTGCTATTACTATTGCCAATACTATTACTGCTTTCATCATTTGCAATGCAAATCTGTCACACAAGCACAGGGAGGGCCAACTGTCCTCTGCAGCACAAACTGAGGTGGGCGGCCGGTTTCagttgctgctgctttttaaaatgttatcagGCGCAATGCAAAACAGCCCCACGGGGGCCGCCCTCACCCAGAATGCAAAGGTGGCACTCGTTTTAGTTTCTATCATGCATACTTCACGCTCAACTACATTTTAGACATGATTGTCCCACTCCCCGACAAAAAGCTCCAGTTCAGATGCAAGTCGGCGTTGGCTCTGCAGTCGCCGGTAGAGCGCTGCGCGTGATCTGCTCAAAAGACATTCCAGTTGTTTAGCAGTCAAGATACGGGTTGAGGGAAAACCATGGTGTGTATGAGCGTTAGCTActtctgatgggcaggtgaaaccgtagcccctcccatcagtgtgtgaatgatgacaaggattgtgaaagtgctttgagtggtcggaaaacTAGACAAGCGCTCTACAACTACAgtacatttaccatttaccatggGGATGGGTAGCGATAGGAACATGTGCAACACACACCAAAGGGTGTTCGGCATTCACATCAACACGTGTGCCGACGACATTATCAACAAGCACGTCCACAAGGAAAGTTTAGCAGAACTGAACCCCAAGCACGCAGGAGAACTACGGTGAACACCCAAAAACACGAAGAGCCCTAACTGGAACCATGTAGATATTCTTAAAGATAATTGTGtcactattcaattcaattcattttattttgtatagcccaaaatcaacacattcaatgaatatgacagatcacgatccagatttccacgatccatgaaacagaaggaggaagagaggagagggaacactACTGTGTTCTTTTATGcaaaatttatttttgtatattaacTTGAATTCCagattgtgttttgtgtgcccGCCGCTGCTTTTACGCAGATGTAAAATTTGCTTTTTAGCTTTGTTGTATTGGATATTCATTTTTGTCATCATAATGTTCCTCTTACTGTCTTCTGGGATGTAACTCCAGCTGGTAAAAATGACCCCAGCGGGCAGAGAGCCAACCTTAGTGTTTACTTAGGTGTTGCTCTGGCCATGGGTTACAAACGTGTAACTTGACTAATATAATGACAGTCTTTATTCACAACCTTCACCTctagagggaaaaaaaacaaatgactttGGCTTAAAGAAGACTTGATATATtggagtgctgcaggaatgaatCCTGAAAAAGAGGAATGAGTCTGAATATTAgcacttctggttccctcatcTCAAAACCAATGGGTTTGGAGATGGAGCTGCACTTTTATACACAAATACTGTGGCGTTGGATGTAGAAGTGTCTTCAACAGGGAGTAATACATTGTAGAAGAGGGACACATTCCTCAATGAGCCGTTGCCTCAATGTACCAGCATGGCCAGCAGTTTGGACCTCAATGTACCAGCATGGCCAGCAGTTTGGACCTCAATGTACCAGCATGCCCAGCAGTTTGGACCTCCATGTACCAGCATGCCCAGCAGTTTGGACCTCAATGTACCAGCATGCCCAGCAGTTTGGACCTCAATGTACCAGCATGCCCAGCAGTTTGGACCTCAATGTACCAGCATGCCCAGCAGTTTGGACCTCAATGTACCAGCAAGCCCAGCAGTTTGGACCTCAATGTACCAGCATGCCCAGCAGTTTGGACCTCAATGTACCAGCATGCCCAGCAGTTTGGTCGTGTTCATCGCAAGGTTGAAAGCAATCTGGTGAACATGCCTTTGTTGGTGATTGTCGTCTCTCTAGAAAAGGTCTCTCAAGGAAATCACGAGTCAGCTAGGAGACACTGGAGTTGACACAACTCTTCATTTTTAAATTCCTGTGTATTCAGAACTCAGAGTAAATACCAAGTTACAACTAACACATGGTATGTTGACAAAACTCAGCCTGTTTGATGAGACACATGCCACAGGGTGTGTTCTCCTGCGAAATCTGATCTCCTCAAACTATTGAAGGCAATAGGAGGTGACCCAACTCCTGTGTGCTTAGATGGCATAACGCGACACTTCTTCAGAGGGTTCGTAGCAAAAAAAGGGAATCATTTATTCACGCTACAACTCCATTTACAAGTGACACAGAATGTATGACTATGAGCCTTATTCCTGTATTCCTGATACTGTATGTACAATTTTCTTTGGTGTGCTTTGAATGCAGCACCAATGATTGGAGCATCAACTTGTTGTAGCCACAATTGTTCCGCTTCACAAACCCTATTttgtgttaaataaatacatttcaacgCTTTCTCAGCATTGAATGGAATAAATGTATTCCTGGACTAACTGAGGACGTCACATTCACTTGTGATAGCGTGGTTCTAACCGTTCACCTGGGAGTGTTGGTCAACAGCCTCCATTAGGAGCCTTCACTTATCAAGCTctgtggaaccagcttccagtTTCAgtccgggggagggggggcagacacgtcaccacatttaagagtaggcttaagactttcctctttaatagtgctcaTAGTTATgcctggctcaggtttgccctggtccagcccctagatatgctgctataggcctagactGCTGAGagacattttaggatacactgagctccgcTCCCCTCTTCTGGATGAATTAATGTCCCATTAATTCACATtaataactctacttcttccccggagtctttatgctttctctcctcacaggtttatATGatcgtggttttatctggaccctggtcctggcTGCAACCCACTGCTACTATCACTATTATCAATAGTTGCATTGCTATTACTATTGCCAATACTATTACTGCTTtcactatcattattattatactacgTCCACTGCTGTAATTATTAGTAGtcgtaactttttcatcatgcctactactctcattatatgaataatttctgtcatatgcattgaatgtgtcgtaactctgttgtgttgttcattctgtacacatgacatcgattgtacttctgttgctctccctaaggcttcctctttttttctcccagttAAAAttcgtacagattgtaaatccctcGGAGGCCAAATTGTGATTTTTGGCTATACAAAAccaactgaattgaattgaatgaacaTGTGGTCAGTAAAACTTTAACGAACAGACGGAAacccagagaaagagaaagataaGACATCCTCAATagtttccataaaaaaaaaagaatcatcacAGACACTTTCTTGACCACGtcctctatgtgtgtgtggagacagcagagggtttgggggggggggcagaccaTGTGATCTGCCACGCGGGGAAGGCTGGAGTGCTCAAACAGGTACCATTTGCAATGCAAATCTGTCACACAAGCACAGGGAGGGCCAACTGTCCTCTGCAGCACAGACTGAGGTGGGCGGCCGGTTTCagttgctgctgctttttaaaatgttatcagGCGCAATGCAAAACAGCCCCACGGGGGCCGCCCTCACCCAGAATGCAAAGGTGGCACTCGTTTTAGTTTCTATCATGCATACTTCACGCTCAACTACATTTTAGACATGATTGTCCCACTCCCCGACAAAAAGCTCCAGTTCAGATGCAAGTCGGCGTTCAACACGTGTGCCGACGACATTATCAACAAGCACGTCCACAAGGAAAGTTTAGCAGAACTGAACCCCAAGCACGCAGGAGAACTACGGTGAACACCCAAAAACACGAAGAGCCCTAACTGGAACCATGTAGATATTCTTAAAGATAATTGTGtcactattcaattcaattcattttaatttgtatagcccaaaatcaacacattcaatgaatatgacagatcacgatccagatttccacgatccatgaaacagaaggaggaagagaggagagggaacactACTGTGTTCTTTTATGCtaaatttatttttgtatatttacttGAATTCCagattgtgttttgtgtgcccGCCGCTGCTTTTACACAGATGTAAAATTTGCTTTTTAGCTTTGTTGTattggatatttatttttgtcatcatAATGTTCCTCTTACTGTCTTCTGGGATGTAACTCCAGCTGGTAAAAATGACCCCAGCGGGCAGAGAGCCGACCTTAGTGTTTACTTAGGTGTTGCTCTGGCCATGGGTTACAAACGTGTAACTTGACTAATATAATGACAGTCTTTATTCACAACCTTCACCTctagagggaaaaaaaacaaatgactttGGCTTAAAGAAGACTTGATATATtggagtgctgcaggaatgaatCCTGAAAAAGAGGAATGAGTCTGAATATTAgcacttctggttccctcatcTCAAAACCAATGGGTTTGGAGATGGAGCTGCACTTTTATACACAAATACTGTGGCGATGGATGTAGAAGTGTCTTCAACAGGGAGTAATACATTGTAGAAGAGGGACACATTCCTCAATGAGCCGTTGCCTCAATGTACCAGCATGCCCAGCAGTTTGGACCTCAATGTACCAGCATGCCCAGCAGTTTGGACCTCAATGTACCAGCATGCCCAGCAGTTTGGACCTCAATGTACCAGCATGCCCAGCAGTTTGGACCTCAATGTACCAGCAAGCCCAGCAGTTTGGACCTCAATGTACCAGCATGCCCAGCAGTTTGGACCTCAATGTACCAGCAAGCCCAGCAGTTTGGACCTCAAT
The nucleotide sequence above comes from Cyclopterus lumpus isolate fCycLum1 chromosome 24, fCycLum1.pri, whole genome shotgun sequence. Encoded proteins:
- the marcksa gene encoding myristoylated alanine-rich protein kinase C substrate a: MGAQLSRTAGKAEISAEKPGEAAAAAASPTKSNGQENGHVKVNGDASPAAAENGKEEVQANGSAAAEESPKEEAVKAEDAPAEKEAADGEKVEAVSPAPAEGEAAKVEEDGAAAATPSASSETPKKKKKRFSFKKSFKLSGFSFKKTKKETGDGAEGEEAVAADAPTEEAKAEGTEEAKAAASEESKPAEGEDAPAAEPAKEEVEAKPEVAAEKPTEEAAPAEEPKVEEPKAEEKPVEEAPKTEEAAPASQEAASAAEAPATTAAE